The Phormidium yuhuli AB48 DNA window TCATCCAACGGGGATTGAGTCCCCTCTCCTGTGTCGGTGGGAGAAGGAGAGGGTTCAGCGGCGAGGGGTTGGGGGAGATCCGGGGGTAAATCTGGGGTGTTGCGAATTTCCTGACGGAAGCTTTCCAGACGGTCTGGGGGGGCGTAAATCAGCTTATGATAGCGGTCAATGGTGAACTTGGGTTCATGGGCTAAAAGCGCTTCGCCATGGTCGAGGAGGAGGGCGCGATCGCACAACTCCACCACCTTACTAGCTGAGTGGGAGACAAACAGAGTGGTACTTCCCTGGGATTGCAAGGCCGCAATCCGAGAAAAACAGCGACGTTGAAAGGCCTCATCCCCCACGGCCAAGGCCTCATCCACCACCAAAATATCAGGATCGACACTGGTGGCCACTGCAAAGGCTAAGCGGACAAACATCCCACTGGAGTAGGTTTTTGCTGGCTGATCAATAAAATCCCCAATATCAGCAAAGCCGGCGATATCATCAAAGCGTTCCTCAATCTCGGGTTTCGTCAATCCCAAGAGTTGACCGCTAAAAAAGACATTTTGGCGGCCGGTGAACTCCGGATTAAACCCACTTCCAAGTTCCAACAGGGCCGAGATGCGGCCATTCACCTGTAAATTCCCCGATGTGGGCATCAAGGTTCCCACGATAATCTGGAGAAGGGTACTTTTACCGGAACCATTGCGTCCCACAATCCCCAGAGTCTGTCCTCTGGGGACCTCCAGACTGACATTCCGCAAGGCCCAAAACTCCGCATATTTCTTTTGGCTGGGAAATAGGAGTTCTTTCAAGCGATCGGTTGGATGTTGATATCGCCGAAAACATTTCGAGACATTGTGAACGGAAATAGCCAGATCGTCCATTGAAGCCATTAGACTGTCAGTTCGAGGGTGAGCGAGGTGAGGAGAACCAAGGGGGGGAAACAAGCGTGACGTTCCTTACAAGACATCAGCAAATCCCGGCCGGAGTTTACGGTAGGACCATAATCCCCCCAAAAAGACAATCGAGGCAACGACTCCGGCGATCGCCCATTCCCCCCAATGTTGGATCTGTCCCACTAGAATCGCATCTCGATAGACTTCCGCTAAGGCCGCCAAGGGATTTAGCCAAAAAATCCAATTTTGGAAGGCTTCGGGAATGGTATTGACGGGGTAGACGATGGGAGTGAGGTAGAACCAGAGATTTAACACCACATGGAGGGTTTGGGGAATATCCCGCAAAAAGACGGTTAAGGCGGCGGTGAAGTAGCCTAACCCCGAGGTGAGGAGGAGTTGAGGTAGGCAGAGGAGGGGCATCAGCAGTAGGGTGGTATGGAACTGCTGGGTGAAGATGGCCACGAAGATGATGAGAATCATCAGACCGAAGGTACTTTCTACAAAGGCGGCACAGACGGGAACCAGGGGCAGTAAACTTAGGGGGAAGACGACCTTTTTGACCAAATTGGTTTGGGAGACGACGGCTGAGGCGGCTTGAGAGAGGCCGTTGGTGAACGCCAGCCAGGGGACGAGGCCGGCGAATAGCCATAATCCATAGGCGAAGTTGTTGGCGGGAACTCCGGACAGTTCTAGGCGAACTTGGAGAACGACGGAAAAAACGTAGGTGTAGATGAGAAGTTGACTCAGTTGCGTCAGCAGCGGCCAGAGATTTCCCAACACCGATCCTTTGTAGCGGGATTCGAGTTCTCGTTGAACGAGGGTTTTCAGGAGTTCAAGTTTGAACCCCCAACGGGCCTCTTGCAGATAATGGCGAAGAGAGGTGACTTTGCTGTTGGAAGAGGGAATCGTACCGCGCAACCGTTTTTTCCTCACGAAGGGTTTGACGACAACTGTACTCGATCTGTTGGGGCGATCGCGCCGTGACTCGTTGGTGATCTGGGCGTGAATCGTCCGACTTGGGGGATTCGGGATTAGATTTTAAAGCACTTTGTCGGGATTTTCTAGGCGGGACTGTCCAGAGTCGGTGTGCTGAACCTTGATATAGTAAGGGGCGATCGCCCTTCTCTAAATCCGGTTTCAAGACGGCTTATCCTATGACATCCCGGTTTTATCAGCTGTTCCAGTCACTCCGCCGATCGGGTTTCCGGTCCCAAGATTTGACATCTGCGGCCTCTGACATGGTTTCCTTGGGCTTAGGTTCCCATCCTCTTCATCGTCCCCATCTGAGTGGTTGTTGGGAGACTTGTGAGATTGAGGCCTCAGGGCTGTTGCGACTGGTGGGTTGGACTCGTGAAGAACTGGTGGTTCCTGAACTCGTCGTCAATGGTGCTAGGATTCCCCTGCTCAATCAGTATCGCACCTATCGCCCTGATGTGGCTCGACAGACCCAAGTTCCCTTTTCTGGGATTACCTTTGAGTATCAACTGCCCTATGGGGTTACGTTAACAGAGATATCTCTGAGCTTGGGGGGCGATCGCCTCTGGCAAGCTCAAGGTTCCCTGACCCTCACAGCCCCGGCTTATGAGGGCTTGCTGAGCTGTGAGACGGTTTTGGGGCGTCAGCAGATTTATGGCGAAGGACTGCCCTCCCCGGTCGTGTCTGAGGTGGTTATGGCGTTAGTTGCCCCCCTCCCCGGACCCATTTTAGATTTTGGCTGTGGCATGGGGGCGTTACTGGGGGCGTTGCGAGGGGGCGATCGCGCGGCCTACGGGATTGAAATCGATCGCCCGGCCATCCGCGAGCAGTTACGGCCCGATGTCGCCGAGTACGTCACCCTCTATGATGGTAGTTTTCCCCTTCCCTACGACGATGGCCAATTCGCCTCCGTGGTGAGTATTGAAGTCATCGAACATATCCCCAACTACCGCCAGGTATTGGAGGAACTAGCCCGAGTCAGCCGCGAACAGGCGGTGTTCACGGTTCCCAATATCGATGCCATTCCCCTTTGTTTCCCGCAACAGGTGGTTCCCTGGCATCTTTTGGAAGCCACCCATGTCAACTTTTTCAACCCCAGTAGTTTTCAGAAACTGCTATTGGAGTATTTCTGTGAGGTGGAACTCCTACAAATCCATCCCGTCAGCGTCAACGGAACCCGGTTCCATACCAGCGTTGCCGCGATTTGCCGCAAGTAGGGTCCTGCCTTTACCCTAGGACTAAGATGTTGTTGTGATTGGGGGCGATCGTCCATGGCTATTATTTCCTCTCAGGCTAACTCCTCCCAACCGGGCGATCATCGTAATCCCCTGCTACAGCCGGAAACCACCGCCGAGGATGTCGCCGAATACAGCCCCGACGAGACTAAACCTCAAACCCAAATCCAGGCCGACGAAAAAATCCGCCCCCAACAGTTAACGGATTACATCGGCCAATCGGAACTCAAAGAAGTTCTCCAGATTGCCATTCTCGCCGCCCAATCCCGCCAAGAAGCCTTAGATCACCTTCTTCTCTACGGGCCACCGGGACTGGGAAAAACCACCATGGCCTTAATCCTAGCCGCTGAGATGGGAGTTGGCTGCAAAATCACCACCGCCCCCTCTTTAGAACGTCCCCGAGACATCGTCGGCTTACTGGTGAACCTGAAACCGGGGGATGTGTTGTTTATCGATGAAATCCACCGTCTCAGTCCCATGACCGAGGAATTACTCTATCCGGCCATGGAAGACTATCGCCTCGATATTACCATCGGCAAAGGCAAAACCGCCCGCACCCGTAGTATTGACTTACAGCCGTTCACTCTCGTCGGGGCCACCACCCGCGTGGGTGCGTTGACATCTCCCCTGCGCGATCGCTTTGGCCTAGTACAACGATTACGATTCTACGAACCCGAAGAACTCAGCCAAATTGTCCAACGGACCGCCAAATTATTAGACACGCCCTTAACCGACAGTGGGGCCTTAGAAATTGCCCGTCGTTCCCGAGGAACTCCCCGGATTGTCAACCGTTTGTTAAAACGGGTTCGGGACTACGCCCAAGTGAAAGCTTCAGGAACGATTACTGAGGAGATTGCTAAAGCGGCGTTAGAGTTATTTGAAGTGGATCCCATGGGCTTAGATTGGACCGATCGCCGTTTATTAACGGTTACCATTGAGCAGTTTAATGGGGGGCCGGTGGGGTTAGAAACCTTAGCCGCCACAACGGGGGAAGATGCTCAAACGATTGAAGAGGTTTATGAACCTTATTTGATGCAAATTGGCTATCTCACCCGCACGCCACGGGGACGCATGGCCAGTCCAGCGGCTTGGACGCATCTGGGTTATGAGCCACCCAAACGGCAATTACCGTTGTTTTGAGTGTGACTTTGGGGGGTAATAAAGGGTCTGTAAGGTTTGACCAGCAACGGTTACAGGAGATGTTATATAAAATAAAAGAGTCTCATCGTTGTCAACAAGGCTCCCTGAAAAGAAATGAATAGAGGCTATTTGTTAAGAAAAGATCAAGAGAAACTGGGAAAAGGGGTCAGACGAGGCATAAAAGAAGAGAACCCAAACTGACAGAGCCATGACGCAACCAGGATACTCCAGCGATGAGTGAGTAGATGATGGTGGCAAAAAGGTAAATGGAGGCAAGCGATATATTCTCGTCGATCCCTTAGGGTTGATGATTTTTGTCTTCTCCCAAGCAAGGATTACGAGCGTCTACCTCAAATGAGTGAGTGCTTTGTCTATCAAGCGATGACGGCTCTGATGCTTCAACGCCTCGATTAATATCACTAGATAAAACGGGAGGCGAGTGATCATGGCTAATAGCAGTAAGTGGGTGGGGATGCTGGTGACGATGGCACTGTGGCTGTCAGCAGAGGAGGGGGTTATGGCGGTAGGACGACGACCCATTGCTGTCTCCACCCAAAACACCGCAGAGGAACGGTGGTCATTCCCTGACCGGCTCCCCACCCCAGCAGCGGTTTCCCTGGCTACAGGATCGTTCTCTGCCCAACAGAACCCCGACCTTGTCCCGCCCCCAACCTTCGCCCAAAGCCCCAGCAGTGAGCCCCGCTTAGCCGAGGCTGATCGCCTCTTTCAGCAAGGTATCGAGCAATTTAACCGCAACCAGTTTCGTGAAGCCTTGGCCTCCTGGCAGCAAGCGTTAGAACTGTATCGCGCTCTGGGCGATCGCCAACGGCAAGGGGCTGTCCTAGAAAATTTGGGAACTACTTACGCCAACCTTGGTGATTATCACCGCGCTATCGAGTTCTTTGAGCAAGCCCTAGCCATTCGCCGCGAGCATTTGGGGAATAGCCATCCCGATGTAGCTACCAGCCTCAACAACTTGGCCTCACTTTACCAAGACCAGGGGCGTTATCGGGAGGCCGAACCCCTCTTGCTGCGTGCCCTAGAGATCCGAGAAACCGCCCTGGGAGAGAGTCATCCCGATGTCGCCGCCAGCCTCAACAACTTGGCCTCACTTTACCAAGACCAGGGGCGTTATAGGGAGGCTGAACCCCTCTTGCTGCGTGCCCTAGAGATCCGAGAAACCGCCCTGGGAGAGAATCATCCCGATGTCGCCGCCAGCCTCAACAACTTGGCCTCACTTTACCAAGACCAGGGGCGCTATGAAGAAGCTGAGTCCATCTATCAAGAAGCTTTGACAATTGCCCGCGCAATTGGAGATCTGGATTCAGCAGCTAGCACTCTAAGCAATCTGGGAAATATTCATTTTGCCTCAAGGGAATACTTAGAAGCCATTAGATTTTATGAACAGGAATTAGCACTTTATAGAGAAATTGGAAATCGCTCCGGGGAGGGTAATGCGTTGTTTTCCTTGGGCTGGGCATATGCTTTTCAAGCTCAATACGAATTGGCACTGGATTACTTTAATAATTCACTTAACATCAGTCAGGAGACAGAAGATGAAAACAGGATTGCTAACATTTTATATGCTTTAGGCTGGACATATCATAGTCTTGGCGATTTTCAGAAGACTCTAAAACTTTATGAAAATGCACTAAAAATATTCGAGGAAACTTCCAATACACATGGATTTTTGAATATTCTGAATGGATTAGGTTGGGTTTATATTGACCTGAATCAAGTAGAGCTTGCAATTGACTTTTTTCATCAACAACTAGAGATTGCACGTCCATCGTCTAATCGTAGACAAGAAGCTAATGCTTTTAACGGATTAGGTTTTGCTTATGCCAGATTACGTGAATATCAGGTTGCCATTCACTACTCTAGGCAAGCATTAGAAATTCATCAAGAAATCAATGATATTAGGGAAGAGGCTTATGCGCTGGGTGACATAGGAAATATCTATGCGGCTCTTGGTGAGTATCAAACTGCTTTGGATTATTTAACCAAATCTTTGTCAATTCAACGGACACTGAATAATCGTTGGGGTGAAGGAAGAACACTCAGCTCAATTGCACAAATATTTGAGGCTCAACAACAGCCAGAGTTAGCCATCACTTTTCTGAAGGCCTC harbors:
- a CDS encoding ABC transporter ATP-binding protein → MDDLAISVHNVSKCFRRYQHPTDRLKELLFPSQKKYAEFWALRNVSLEVPRGQTLGIVGRNGSGKSTLLQIIVGTLMPTSGNLQVNGRISALLELGSGFNPEFTGRQNVFFSGQLLGLTKPEIEERFDDIAGFADIGDFIDQPAKTYSSGMFVRLAFAVATSVDPDILVVDEALAVGDEAFQRRCFSRIAALQSQGSTTLFVSHSASKVVELCDRALLLDHGEALLAHEPKFTIDRYHKLIYAPPDRLESFRQEIRNTPDLPPDLPQPLAAEPSPSPTDTGEGTQSPLDEDFYDPNLIPKNTISYIPRGAKILNPHIETPAGRIVNHLTGRKDYVYTYQVTFYKTAYRVRFGMLVKTVSGLELGGASFTAASQEIERVDPNTTIEVRFDFRCLLNPGAYFLNAGVSGTVDGQFTYLARGIDIAMFRVRPESDSFASGIVDLLVNPHLNLLTDESVPRPGEGFPSDSARVESL
- a CDS encoding ABC transporter permease, whose product is MQEARWGFKLELLKTLVQRELESRYKGSVLGNLWPLLTQLSQLLIYTYVFSVVLQVRLELSGVPANNFAYGLWLFAGLVPWLAFTNGLSQAASAVVSQTNLVKKVVFPLSLLPLVPVCAAFVESTFGLMILIIFVAIFTQQFHTTLLLMPLLCLPQLLLTSGLGYFTAALTVFLRDIPQTLHVVLNLWFYLTPIVYPVNTIPEAFQNWIFWLNPLAALAEVYRDAILVGQIQHWGEWAIAGVVASIVFLGGLWSYRKLRPGFADVL
- a CDS encoding class I SAM-dependent methyltransferase: MVSLGLGSHPLHRPHLSGCWETCEIEASGLLRLVGWTREELVVPELVVNGARIPLLNQYRTYRPDVARQTQVPFSGITFEYQLPYGVTLTEISLSLGGDRLWQAQGSLTLTAPAYEGLLSCETVLGRQQIYGEGLPSPVVSEVVMALVAPLPGPILDFGCGMGALLGALRGGDRAAYGIEIDRPAIREQLRPDVAEYVTLYDGSFPLPYDDGQFASVVSIEVIEHIPNYRQVLEELARVSREQAVFTVPNIDAIPLCFPQQVVPWHLLEATHVNFFNPSSFQKLLLEYFCEVELLQIHPVSVNGTRFHTSVAAICRK
- the ruvB gene encoding Holliday junction branch migration DNA helicase RuvB — protein: MAIISSQANSSQPGDHRNPLLQPETTAEDVAEYSPDETKPQTQIQADEKIRPQQLTDYIGQSELKEVLQIAILAAQSRQEALDHLLLYGPPGLGKTTMALILAAEMGVGCKITTAPSLERPRDIVGLLVNLKPGDVLFIDEIHRLSPMTEELLYPAMEDYRLDITIGKGKTARTRSIDLQPFTLVGATTRVGALTSPLRDRFGLVQRLRFYEPEELSQIVQRTAKLLDTPLTDSGALEIARRSRGTPRIVNRLLKRVRDYAQVKASGTITEEIAKAALELFEVDPMGLDWTDRRLLTVTIEQFNGGPVGLETLAATTGEDAQTIEEVYEPYLMQIGYLTRTPRGRMASPAAWTHLGYEPPKRQLPLF
- a CDS encoding CHAT domain-containing protein → MANSSKWVGMLVTMALWLSAEEGVMAVGRRPIAVSTQNTAEERWSFPDRLPTPAAVSLATGSFSAQQNPDLVPPPTFAQSPSSEPRLAEADRLFQQGIEQFNRNQFREALASWQQALELYRALGDRQRQGAVLENLGTTYANLGDYHRAIEFFEQALAIRREHLGNSHPDVATSLNNLASLYQDQGRYREAEPLLLRALEIRETALGESHPDVAASLNNLASLYQDQGRYREAEPLLLRALEIRETALGENHPDVAASLNNLASLYQDQGRYEEAESIYQEALTIARAIGDLDSAASTLSNLGNIHFASREYLEAIRFYEQELALYREIGNRSGEGNALFSLGWAYAFQAQYELALDYFNNSLNISQETEDENRIANILYALGWTYHSLGDFQKTLKLYENALKIFEETSNTHGFLNILNGLGWVYIDLNQVELAIDFFHQQLEIARPSSNRRQEANAFNGLGFAYARLREYQVAIHYSRQALEIHQEINDIREEAYALGDIGNIYAALGEYQTALDYLTKSLSIQRTLNNRWGEGRTLSSIAQIFEAQQQPELAITFLKASVVLRESIREDIRNLDVGIQQSFTKTVADDYRHLANLLLSQGRIPEAQQVLDLLKLEELREFTNTRATWTGTTLTYTEPEQTVVDAHGSLIALGSRLLTCEATNCSDLNTLYNQQEALRSQYDRQVAEFNRIIRASRGEDDVFQNPERLSGDAENLLATYAEAGETAVLIYPFVLEDKLWLVWATVGNVIGSVEVPVSQGELAATVQRFGELLNGGSLVELQATSQQLHDWIIRPLAAELEQNNVDHLIFVNDRVTRYIPMAALFDGDRFLLERYRISTVLSPALTETSGRLGRVDESQVLGLGLTQPVAGFNPLPAVAEELTAIVRDETLGAEGIFPGRVFLDDAFTFAALRDNVANHRVLHIATHAAFVPGRAQESYILLGNGDRLSIPEINTIERRLRNLHLVVLSACQTALGGPGGDGTEIAGLSSYFLQTGRAETVIASLWSVNDTSTSVLMERFYALLATEELTKTEALRQAQLSLLWGEDLGALGDRLNLSRGSIEVVSAGGRAAEAIPGRYDHPYHWAPFILIGNGL